A genomic stretch from Telopea speciosissima isolate NSW1024214 ecotype Mountain lineage unplaced genomic scaffold, Tspe_v1 Tspe_v1.0353, whole genome shotgun sequence includes:
- the LOC122647998 gene encoding uncharacterized protein LOC122647998 has protein sequence FNLEDDKIKVLEGGPWYVQRRPMILRPWSPDACMERVNLCSVPVWVSLPSLPFHFWSSEALSSIGSVIGKPIVTDKTTRSMERLSYARLCVEVSANSDLPSSIPVYGDNGLSFHQRVVYDWKPPLCKHCRVFGHSDVTCKIDSSSSNKNSGSKKEWRVKDNSMPIDQTAGATLKDLAGNGGALAGNGGGALAGIGDWQSMISNSKSDSVSFNSRTNKRKEDRRPWSKLPIWERRFPV, from the coding sequence TCCAAAGGAGGCCGATGATTCTTCGTCCATGGAGCCCGGATGCTTGCATGGAACGGGTCAATTTATGTTCTGTACCAGTTTGGGTTTCTCTTCCCAGTCTTCCTTTTCACTTTTGGTCGTCTGAAGCTCTTAGTTCGATTGGGAGTGTGATTGGGAAGCCAATTGTCACCGACAAGACGACAAGGTCCATGGAGCGATTGTCCTATGCTCGGCTGTGTGTGGAGGTGTCTGCAAATTCTGATCTACCTTCCTCTATTCCAGTCTATGGAGATAATGgcctttcttttcatcaaaggGTGGTGTATGACTGGAAACCACCATTATGTAAGCATTGTAGGGTGTTCGGGCATTCAGATGTGACTTGCAAGATTGATAGTAGCAGCTCCAACAAGAATTCAGGTTCTAAAAAAGAATGGAGAGTGAAGGATAATTCGATGCCTATTGATCAGACTGCAGGTGCAACCTTGAAGGATTTGGCTGGAAATGGAGGTGCCTTGGCCGGAAATGGTGGTGGTGCTTTGGCCGGAATTGGAGATTGGCAATCGatgatttcaaattcaaaatcagATTCTGTTTCCTTTAATTCACGCAcgaataaaaggaaagaagatcGTCGGCCTTGGAGCAAGTTGCcaatttgggaaagaagattTCCAGTATAG